The Cannabis sativa cultivar Pink pepper isolate KNU-18-1 chromosome 8, ASM2916894v1, whole genome shotgun sequence genomic interval aaaaaatacttttaataaaaaaaatatattgatatgATAGTTATGCAAACactaaaaataagtaaaaatttatattatcttatAGTTCTTTATAAAATAGTTCTAACTACAGGCAAATGaaaagcttaaccaaacaaaataattgaaataaaaagtaaatttattgcatatatatgtaaaaaaaaatacaaattaccTCAAAATAAAAATCTCAATTTCAGTGACACATAATTCATGAGCAACAACCTGGGCATCGTATCAAGCCATTCTCATTACAATCAGAGCATCTTCTCAACTCTCCTTGGTCTTCTTCAAACACTTTCCGGCTGCCATTACAGCTCGGGCAAGGAAGAAACCTTACACCACCGCAGCCATTGCAGACCATTCCGTGATCCAATATGGGGAACCCATTTAAGAGCTGAGCCAATTCTCCAACTTCATGAAGTTGTTTGATCTCATCTGACCCCCCAATGTGCTTTCCCCTTATGAAAACTTGAGGCAAAGTCAAAACTTTTCCTCCTAGAGCTCTTTGAAGCTCGTTTTTGAGCTCTGAATCCATGGATATGTCTCTTTCGTCGACTGGAACTCTGAAGCCTCTGAATATCATCCGTACAGAGCAACAATCCTCATATGTTTTCCTTATCCCTCTCAAGCTTGTAAAGTAAATTACGATTTTGTCCTCTGCTCTTGGTATTTTGAACCAAGCACTgttggaagaagaagaaaacgaaGAGAAGGGACTCGAACCGAGTGACCTGGTTTTGGAGTGTTTGTAACCCAATTGCCGCGAAGATAAGGCTCTTCTATAAGTTAATCCCACATTGGGATCCATATTCGATAAGAGATTTTCTTCAGATAAGTGCTGCCAAAGGGGTTTCGTTATGGAAGACGACAAGGACGAAgcagaagaagaggaagaagaagtagTCGTCGTCGTTGTTGTTGAAGACGAAGACGTCGTTGTTTCGGAATATCTCGTTGACTCGAACGAGTTGATCCGTTTCTTCCCCGACCCATCAAAGTTGGTGTACCTACACGAACTGGGTTTGGTCTGGAATTTGATCGGACGGTCGAGATTGGCGGAGTTGAAAACGGAGTCTTCGTCGAGACCGTGCATGAGTTCCCATGTGTTAATGACTGAGTCAGGTGACAGAGGGATAATCGAAAGGTCTTTGTCGTGGTCCGTAGCCAAAGCTCTCTTCTGGGAATTCAACGACGCCTTTTTAGGCTTCTTAAGAAGCGTATCCTTCGGTTTCATGGTCGGGTTTTCGGGTGTGGCATGGTCAAGGAGGGAGCCATAGCCATAAGTGGTGGAGGTAAGAGAGACCAAGTGGTGAGTATCCCCTTTTCTAATGGCAGGGTGGTGAACCAAAGGGGTTGGGAGAGAGAGAGCTCTAGGGACTGGAGAGGAAGCAATGGAGGACTCCGATGCGGAAGCAGAAGGATTTGATAGCGATGAAGAAGACCCTTTCTCTGGTTTTTTGGGGAGAATAACACTATTTTTTGAAGCAGAGCAGCCCATTAATGAACAATGCCCTTTTGCCTTTTCTTTCTTCCTGCTTCTTCAGTTCTTCTACTGCTATtactactctctctctctctctctctctctgtaaaATCTCTCACAAGAATAGACTTAACTGATTATTTTTCGAAGAGAATGAAAAAAATGGTCTTTGCAAAAGTGGGTAGGAGAGCTTTTGGAAGCTTAAATGAAAAGGCTGTGTGTGGCTGtgcgtgtgagagagagagagagagagtgtgtgtaTTATTGGTTGAGGAATAGTTTTCAAGATGTTTGAGTGGGGAAGATAGAATGAAATTGAATGCATTGTATATGTATAGGTTATGGCTAAAGAAAGTCATCTTATTTTATAACATTACATATTagctaaaaagaaaaaaaagaaaagaagcatTGCTATTAGGAAGAATATCTAAAATTTGTGCTAAATTGAGCCTAAAAAAAAGAAGTTGTGCTATTTTTAACttactatttaatatttataattatgtttTAATGTACAagatgtaaaataataaaaaaaaataataattgattatatttgttattCTAAATTTTGTTCACTTGACGTGCATGTCTACATAAGTAAGACTGAAGACACGTGGAATACAGCCTTGTCAATTGCAGGATAAAGTCATCTTACAAGGCATGACAACTGTTAAGCAACAAGCAAAAGGAATTAAACAAGTCGTCAAGAAGCTGTACAACCATATCTAGCCGACCAAGGGGAGTACATAGGCTGGCCAGAGGAAGCTTGTATTGTCGACTAGGGTTTGAGCCCAAGCTGGCTAGCCAAAGAGTGACTGTAACACCAAAAAGGGCCTGTTCGACCAAAGAGTGACTGTAACATCAAAAAGGGTCTGTTCGACTAAGAAAGCCTGACCTTTGTAAGGAAAGTTGTATAAAGAATCTAGAAAGGTTGACCAACGCGTACCAAGGCTGGCCAGCATGTACCAAGGCTAGCCAGTTCGTACCAAGGCTGGCCAACACGTACCAAGGCTAGCTAGCACATGGAAAAGCTGACAGGCACATGAAAAAGCTGGTAGGCACATGAGAAAGCTAGCAAACACATAGAATGTTGGCAGGCACATGCTGAGGCTATAGGAACAATACTTGGCCGGCCATAGAGGAGCATGTGTCGGCCAGTCTCAAACGAAGGGTAGGTTGGCCAGCTCCCCTGTTGGCAGACACAATTGGTGTTTCTGCAGCTTTCACCCTGGACAGACAATGGTTTACTCTCAAA includes:
- the LOC115701434 gene encoding uncharacterized protein At3g28850, which produces MGCSASKNSVILPKKPEKGSSSSLSNPSASASESSIASSPVPRALSLPTPLVHHPAIRKGDTHHLVSLTSTTYGYGSLLDHATPENPTMKPKDTLLKKPKKASLNSQKRALATDHDKDLSIIPLSPDSVINTWELMHGLDEDSVFNSANLDRPIKFQTKPSSCRYTNFDGSGKKRINSFESTRYSETTTSSSSTTTTTTTSSSSSSASSLSSSITKPLWQHLSEENLLSNMDPNVGLTYRRALSSRQLGYKHSKTRSLGSSPFSSFSSSSNSAWFKIPRAEDKIVIYFTSLRGIRKTYEDCCSVRMIFRGFRVPVDERDISMDSELKNELQRALGGKVLTLPQVFIRGKHIGGSDEIKQLHEVGELAQLLNGFPILDHGMVCNGCGGVRFLPCPSCNGSRKVFEEDQGELRRCSDCNENGLIRCPGCCS